In one Plutella xylostella chromosome 20, ilPluXylo3.1, whole genome shotgun sequence genomic region, the following are encoded:
- the LOC105388649 gene encoding splicing factor 3B subunit 5, whose protein sequence is MGERYNIHSQLEHLQSKYIGTGHADTTKYEWLTNQHRDSCCSYMGHPDLLSYFAIVENESKARVKFNLMEKMLQPCGPPPEKPED, encoded by the coding sequence ATGGGCGAAAGGTACAACATCCACAGTCAGCTCGAGCACTTGCAGAGCAAGTACATTGGCACGGGGCACGCCGACACCACCAAGTACGAGTGGCTGACCAATCAGCATCGAGACTCATGCTGCAGCTACATGGGCCACCCAGACTTGCTGAGCTACTTCGCCATTGTTGAGAATGAGTCTAAGGCCAGAGTCAAGTTCAACTTGATGGAGAAGATGCTCCAACCGTGCGGACCGCCGCCGGAGAAGCCGGAAGACTAA
- the LOC105388648 gene encoding transmembrane protein 165 isoform X2 encodes MIRRRSVYLFLAVFMATWALDTANQSPEPPPLVASSTKATNTENTSSSFIKGFIASLSVVVVSELGDKTFFIAAIMAMKHPRFIVFLGAISALVFMTVLSAAFGSIATVIPRIYTYYISAALFAIFGIKMLRDGFKMDKNEGQEELEEVQSELKRREDQEEKEETLDMLEQGQADRRRKRNAIIKVILQACTLTFLAEWGDRSQLATVVLATRENIFGVIVGGSLGHALCTGLAVIGGRMIAQKISVRTVTIIGGLVFLFFAVSALFIGPNA; translated from the exons ATGATCCGCAGAAGAAGTGTCTACCTGTTCCTGGCAGTGTTCATGGCAACATGGGCACTCGACACAGCCAACCAGAGTCCAGAACCACCACCGCTAGTCGCATCTTCTACAAAAGCCACA AACACGGAGAACACATCGAGCAGCTTCATCAAGGGCTTCATCGCCTCTCTGTCCGTGGTCGTCGTCAGCGAGCTCGGAGACAAAACCTTCTTCATAGCAGCCATCATGGCCATGAAGCACCCTCGCTTCATAGTCTTCCTCGGAGCCATCTCGGCTCTAGTCTTCATGACTGTATTGTCTGCCGCTTTCGGCTCAATAGCCACTGTCATACCCAGGATATACACGTATTATATCAGTGCGGCGCTCTTTGCCATATTCGGTATAAAGATGTTGAGGGACGGATTCAAGATGGACAAAAACGAGGGACAGGAGGAGTTGGAGGAGGTGCAGAGTGAACTGAAAAGAAGAGAGGATCAG GAAGAAAAGGAAGAGACGCTAGACATGCTAGAGCAGGGTCAAGCGGACCGACGGCGGAAACGCAACGCCATCATCAAG GTGATACTGCAAGCGTGCACCCTGACCTTCCTGGCGGAGTGGGGCGACCGGTCGCAGCTCGCGACGGTGGTTCTCGCCACTCGGGAGAACATATTCGGGGTCATCGTGGGCGGGTCGCTGGGACACGCGTTGTGTACCGGGCTGGCGGTTATAGGCGGCAGGATGATCGCGCAGAAGATCTCTGTGCGGACTG TTACAATAATCGGTGGTCTAGTGTTCCTATTCTTCGCAGTGAGTGCCCTATTCATCGGACCCAACGCATAG
- the LOC105388648 gene encoding transmembrane protein 165 isoform X1 has protein sequence MDTFDYSTTESAYDYSTMEYTGTADYWSTMDADESLYTTVAPLEDVFDFRTWLFNSLMQNTENTSSSFIKGFIASLSVVVVSELGDKTFFIAAIMAMKHPRFIVFLGAISALVFMTVLSAAFGSIATVIPRIYTYYISAALFAIFGIKMLRDGFKMDKNEGQEELEEVQSELKRREDQEEKEETLDMLEQGQADRRRKRNAIIKVILQACTLTFLAEWGDRSQLATVVLATRENIFGVIVGGSLGHALCTGLAVIGGRMIAQKISVRTVTIIGGLVFLFFAVSALFIGPNA, from the exons atggaTACGTTCGATTATTCGACTACGGAGAGTGCTTATGATTACTCTACGATGGAGTACACAGGGACGGCGGATTATTGGAGCACAATGGATGCGGACGAGTCCCTCTACACCACTGTGGCTCCGCTTGAAGATGTGTTTGATTTCAGAACGTGGCTGTTCAACAGTCTTATGCAG AACACGGAGAACACATCGAGCAGCTTCATCAAGGGCTTCATCGCCTCTCTGTCCGTGGTCGTCGTCAGCGAGCTCGGAGACAAAACCTTCTTCATAGCAGCCATCATGGCCATGAAGCACCCTCGCTTCATAGTCTTCCTCGGAGCCATCTCGGCTCTAGTCTTCATGACTGTATTGTCTGCCGCTTTCGGCTCAATAGCCACTGTCATACCCAGGATATACACGTATTATATCAGTGCGGCGCTCTTTGCCATATTCGGTATAAAGATGTTGAGGGACGGATTCAAGATGGACAAAAACGAGGGACAGGAGGAGTTGGAGGAGGTGCAGAGTGAACTGAAAAGAAGAGAGGATCAG GAAGAAAAGGAAGAGACGCTAGACATGCTAGAGCAGGGTCAAGCGGACCGACGGCGGAAACGCAACGCCATCATCAAG GTGATACTGCAAGCGTGCACCCTGACCTTCCTGGCGGAGTGGGGCGACCGGTCGCAGCTCGCGACGGTGGTTCTCGCCACTCGGGAGAACATATTCGGGGTCATCGTGGGCGGGTCGCTGGGACACGCGTTGTGTACCGGGCTGGCGGTTATAGGCGGCAGGATGATCGCGCAGAAGATCTCTGTGCGGACTG TTACAATAATCGGTGGTCTAGTGTTCCTATTCTTCGCAGTGAGTGCCCTATTCATCGGACCCAACGCATAG
- the LOC105388654 gene encoding uncharacterized protein LOC105388654, which translates to MSIYCWTLGELALARISKKVFARVRIAKNKDGIFHDEKVLGISPTPDNDDSITVTNQLCYYVEICRSKQCLWLPYTSLQLAERSRPFYGPADKLPSPPKPLKTPATVRKRKQIEDHTLPLSAAKLAKVTTPDLNATFDFRQLPMRQSKYENAYKEFIRRGKDMIFDQFFFLLKLDYSRGEDLDYLLNVDASTEDKFETVIQDIMTEKEVKNYLQQCWRYNSLSRESDGQSQIVTKTTASSPVKPVITVHVSWCLVCGQPGRLLPCAQCPAACHAECRKQWRVSIMHRKLAGSSDPPQPAAVTRISSTRLRRPRQPPATAPPTLCPSCEWGPRVGYGDIVWHKLGTFPWWPAKVLSPGDVPSCLLSRKHGVDEWPVLYYGELRYSWGAAARMCLFLPTHAPPRAPTDAVLDACDDYIAVYLT; encoded by the exons ATGAGTATTTACTGTTGGACTCTCGGCGAACTGGCTCTCGCAAGAATAAGCAAAAAAGTTTTTGCACGAGTTCGCATTGCTAAAAACAAAGATGGAATTTTTCATGACGAAAAAG TTCTAGGAATATCACCGACTCCAGACAATGACGACAGCATCACTGTGACGAATCAGCTCTGCTACTACGTAGAGATCTGTCGGTCGAAGCAATGCCTGTGGCTTCCCTACACAAGCTTACAGCTCGCTGAACGCTCCAGACCCTTCTATGGGCCGGCAGACAAGCTACCGTCTCCGCCGAAGCCTTTGAAGACACCAGCTACTGTTAGAAAG aGGAAGCAGATAGAAGACCACACCCTACCTCTCAGTGCAGCAAAACTAGCCAAAGTGACAACCCCAGACTTAAACGCTACATTTGACTTCCGACAGCTCCCCATGAGGCAATCTAAATATGAGAATGCGTACAAAGAGTTCATTCGCAGGGGCAAAGACATGATCTTTGACCAATTCTTCTTCCTTCTAAAGCTTGATTACTCCAGGGGAGAAGATTTGGATTATTTACTGAATGTGGATGCCAGTACGGAGGATAAATTTGAGACGGTGATACAGGATATCATGACAGAGAAAGAAGTGAAGAATTACTTACAGCAGTGCTGGAGGTACAATTCTCTGAGTAGAGAGAGTGATGGCCAGAGTCAGATTGTAACTAAAACT ACCGCCTCGTCCCCAGTAAAGCCGGTGATCACAGTGCACGTTAGCTGGTGCCTGGTGTGCGGTCAGCCGGGGCGGCTGCTGCCGTGCGCACAGTGCCCCGCCGCCTGCCACGCGGAGTGCCGCAAGCAGTGGAGGGTGTCTATTATGC ATCGCAAGCTAGCCGGCTCGTCCGACCCTCCCCAGCCGGCAGCCGTCACCAGGATCTCCAGCACCCGCCTGCGCCGGCCCCGCCAGCCGCCGGCCACTGCGCCGCCGACGCTGTGCCCCAGCTGTGAGTGGGGGCCGAGGGTGGGGTATGGGGACATCGTGTGGCACAAGCTGGGGACCTTCCCGTGGTGGCCTGCTAAG GTGCTGAGTCCGGGTGATGTGCCGTCGTGTCTGCTCTCCAGAAAGCACGGAGTGGACGAGTGGCCGGTGCTGTACTATG GTGAGCTGCGCTACTCGTGGGGCGCGGCGGCTCGCATGTGTCTGTTCCTGCCGACGcacgcgccgccccgcgcgccaACAGACGCCGTCTTGGACGCTTGTGACGACTACATCGCTGTTTATCTCACTTAG